In bacterium, one genomic interval encodes:
- a CDS encoding sigma-54-dependent Fis family transcriptional regulator — translation MNNTARILVIDDEPDLLDNCRMMLTREGFDVRTLSDGRDLERTLAEYDPDLLVTDLMIPHRDGMEILQHVKHAHGNLPVVMMTAYATVETAVQAMKEGATDYIVKPFAKDQFTHVVARALKERALMMENQRLRHELAQQKLLSGVVAVDPAMRELMRMAARVADTDASVLIQGESGTGKEVLARALHNSSRRSGGPFLAVNCSALPANLIESELFGHEKGAFTGASTMRKGLLEEAYGGTFFFDEITEMDPGMQAKLLRVIQERSVRRVGGNRELPLDVRIVSATNRDPQEAVTQKQLREDLYFRVAVVTLTIPPLRNRPDDIPALAQHFLKEIATSYGRQIEGFAPRALERLQHYAWPGNVRELRNVVERAVSLAERAAIREDDLPSHITRSDKPQIVVHANETYEAARNRLVDHFQAQYFTQLMTEEKGNISRVALRAGVDRKTVYRILNALGLSKNE, via the coding sequence GCTGACGCGTGAAGGCTTCGACGTGCGCACGCTGAGCGACGGACGCGATCTGGAACGAACATTAGCCGAATACGATCCGGACTTGCTCGTCACGGACTTGATGATTCCGCATCGCGACGGCATGGAAATTCTCCAGCACGTTAAGCATGCGCACGGCAATCTGCCCGTCGTGATGATGACGGCCTACGCCACCGTCGAAACGGCCGTGCAAGCCATGAAGGAAGGCGCGACGGACTACATTGTCAAGCCGTTTGCCAAGGATCAGTTCACGCACGTCGTGGCCCGGGCCTTGAAGGAACGCGCCTTGATGATGGAGAATCAGCGGCTGCGGCACGAACTCGCGCAGCAGAAGCTCTTGTCCGGCGTCGTAGCCGTGGATCCGGCGATGCGCGAACTCATGCGTATGGCCGCGCGAGTCGCGGACACCGATGCCAGCGTCTTGATTCAAGGCGAATCGGGCACGGGCAAGGAGGTCCTGGCCCGCGCGCTCCACAACTCCAGCCGCCGTAGCGGCGGACCATTCCTCGCCGTCAATTGCAGCGCGCTGCCAGCCAACTTGATCGAGAGTGAGCTTTTCGGCCATGAGAAGGGCGCGTTCACGGGCGCCTCGACGATGCGCAAGGGTCTACTCGAAGAGGCCTACGGCGGCACATTCTTCTTCGATGAAATCACCGAGATGGATCCGGGCATGCAGGCCAAGCTCTTGCGCGTTATTCAAGAGCGCAGCGTGCGCCGAGTCGGAGGCAACCGTGAACTGCCACTCGACGTGCGGATTGTATCGGCGACGAACCGTGATCCGCAAGAGGCCGTCACCCAGAAACAGCTTCGGGAAGACTTATACTTTCGCGTCGCCGTGGTCACGCTGACCATTCCGCCTCTGCGCAACCGGCCGGACGACATCCCCGCGCTCGCTCAGCATTTCTTGAAAGAAATTGCCACAAGTTACGGCCGACAGATTGAGGGATTTGCACCGCGTGCGCTGGAACGACTGCAGCACTATGCGTGGCCGGGCAACGTACGCGAATTGCGCAACGTTGTGGAGCGCGCAGTATCATTGGCCGAACGCGCGGCCATTCGCGAGGATGACTTACCTTCACACATCACGCGGTCCGACAAACCGCAGATCGTCGTGCACGCAAATGAAACTTACGAGGCCGCCCGCAATAGGTTGGTAGACCACTTTCAGGCGCAGTATTTCACGCAATTGATGACGGAAGAGAAAGGCAACATCAGCCGCGTAGCCTTGCGCGCCGGCGTAGACAGAAAAACAGTCTATCGAATTCTGAACGCGTTGGGGCTGAGTAAGAATGAGTAG